Proteins from a single region of Macaca fascicularis isolate 582-1 chromosome 5, T2T-MFA8v1.1:
- the FBXO8 gene encoding F-box only protein 8 isoform X2, which produces MSRIWVTKLHSSCWQWLMGWGRTSAQFVGVNYFMSKGILDDSPKEIAKFIFCTRTLNWKKLRIYLDERRDVLDDLVTLHNFRNQFLPNALREFFRHIHAPEERGEYLETLITKFSHRFCACNPDLMRELGLSPDAVYVLCYSLILLSIDLTSPHVKNKMSKREFIRNTRRAAQNISEDFVGHLYDNIYLIGHVAA; this is translated from the exons ATGTCACGGATATGGGTAACCAAGCTCCACAGCAGCTGCTGGCAGTGGctcatggggtgggggagaacATCCGCACAGTTTGTG GGAGTGAACTACTTTATGTCCAAGGGTATCCTAGATGATTCGCCAAAGGAAATAGCAAAGTTTATCTTCTGTACAAGAACActaaattggaaaaaactgaGAATCTATCTTGATGAAAg gaGAGATGTCTTGGATGACCTTGTAACATTGCATAATTTTAGAAATCAGTTCTTGCCAAATGCACTGAGAGAATTTTTTCGTCATATCCATGCCCCTGAAGAGCGTGGAGAGTATCTTGAAACTCTTATAACAAAGTTCTCACATAGATTCTGTGCTTGTAACCCTGATTTAATGCGAGAACTTGGCCTTAGTCCTg atGCTGTCTATGTACTGTGCTACTCTTTGATTCTACTTTCCATTGACCTCACTAGCCCTCATGTGaagaataaaatgtcaaaaagagAATTTATTCGAAATACCCGTCGCGCTGCTCAAAATATTAGTGAAGATTTTGTAGGGCATCTTTATGACAATATCTACCTTATTGGCCATGTGGCTGCGTAA
- the FBXO8 gene encoding F-box only protein 8 isoform X3 codes for MSKGILDDSPKEIAKFIFCTRTLNWKKLRIYLDERRDVLDDLVTLHNFRNQFLPNALREFFRHIHAPEERGEYLETLITKFSHRFCACNPDLMRELGLSPDAVYVLCYSLILLSIDLTSPHVKNKMSKREFIRNTRRAAQNISEDFVGHLYDNIYLIGHVAA; via the exons ATGTCCAAGGGTATCCTAGATGATTCGCCAAAGGAAATAGCAAAGTTTATCTTCTGTACAAGAACActaaattggaaaaaactgaGAATCTATCTTGATGAAAg gaGAGATGTCTTGGATGACCTTGTAACATTGCATAATTTTAGAAATCAGTTCTTGCCAAATGCACTGAGAGAATTTTTTCGTCATATCCATGCCCCTGAAGAGCGTGGAGAGTATCTTGAAACTCTTATAACAAAGTTCTCACATAGATTCTGTGCTTGTAACCCTGATTTAATGCGAGAACTTGGCCTTAGTCCTg atGCTGTCTATGTACTGTGCTACTCTTTGATTCTACTTTCCATTGACCTCACTAGCCCTCATGTGaagaataaaatgtcaaaaagagAATTTATTCGAAATACCCGTCGCGCTGCTCAAAATATTAGTGAAGATTTTGTAGGGCATCTTTATGACAATATCTACCTTATTGGCCATGTGGCTGCGTAA
- the FBXO8 gene encoding F-box only protein 8 isoform X1, with protein sequence MGQGLWRVVRNQQLQQEGYSEQGYLTREQSRRMAANNISNSNHRKQVQGGIDIYHLLKARKSKEQEGFINLEMLPPELSFTILSYLNATDLCLASCVWQDLANDELLWQGLCKSTWGHCSIYNKNPPLGFSFRKLYMQLDEGSLTFNANPDEGVNYFMSKGILDDSPKEIAKFIFCTRTLNWKKLRIYLDERRDVLDDLVTLHNFRNQFLPNALREFFRHIHAPEERGEYLETLITKFSHRFCACNPDLMRELGLSPDAVYVLCYSLILLSIDLTSPHVKNKMSKREFIRNTRRAAQNISEDFVGHLYDNIYLIGHVAA encoded by the exons ATGGGTCAGGGGTTGTGGAGAGTTGTCAGAAACCAGCAGCTACAACaagaaggctacagtgagcaaggCTACCTCACTAGAGAGcagagcaggagaatggctgcgAACAACATTTCTAACAGCAATCATCGTAAACAAGTCCAAGGAGGCATTGACATATATCATCTTTTGAAGGCAAGGAAATCAAAAGAACAGGAAGGATTCATTAATTTGGAAATGCTGCCTCCTGAGCTAAGCTTCACCATCTTGTCCTACCTGAATGCAACTGACCTTTGCTTGGCTTCGTGTGTTTGGCAGGACCTCGCAAATGATGAACTTCTCTGGCAAGG GTTGTGCAAATCCACTTGGGGTCACTGTTCCATATACAATAAGAACCCacctttaggattttcttttagaaaattgtATATGCAGCTGGATGAAGGCAGCCTCACCTTTAATGCCAACCCAGATGAG GGAGTGAACTACTTTATGTCCAAGGGTATCCTAGATGATTCGCCAAAGGAAATAGCAAAGTTTATCTTCTGTACAAGAACActaaattggaaaaaactgaGAATCTATCTTGATGAAAg gaGAGATGTCTTGGATGACCTTGTAACATTGCATAATTTTAGAAATCAGTTCTTGCCAAATGCACTGAGAGAATTTTTTCGTCATATCCATGCCCCTGAAGAGCGTGGAGAGTATCTTGAAACTCTTATAACAAAGTTCTCACATAGATTCTGTGCTTGTAACCCTGATTTAATGCGAGAACTTGGCCTTAGTCCTg atGCTGTCTATGTACTGTGCTACTCTTTGATTCTACTTTCCATTGACCTCACTAGCCCTCATGTGaagaataaaatgtcaaaaagagAATTTATTCGAAATACCCGTCGCGCTGCTCAAAATATTAGTGAAGATTTTGTAGGGCATCTTTATGACAATATCTACCTTATTGGCCATGTGGCTGCGTAA